A stretch of the Fimbriimonadia bacterium genome encodes the following:
- a CDS encoding response regulator: MGKASILVVDDEEDIREMIRYNLEREGYYVRCVETGEAAVSAAKAKPPSLIVLDLMLPGLDGLEVCRVLKREPRTASIPIIMLTARGEEADIVVGLELGADDYITKPFSPRVLNARIRAVLRRAAMEQVGEDTQIEIGTLVIDPRRHEVLLDGQILDLTATEFRILHYLARKRGWVFTRDQIVNAVHRHDYPVTDRSVDVHIVSLRRKLGAAANLIETVRGVGYRFQG; the protein is encoded by the coding sequence TTGGGAAAGGCGAGCATCCTAGTGGTTGACGACGAGGAAGACATCCGCGAGATGATCCGCTACAACCTCGAGCGCGAGGGGTATTACGTTCGGTGTGTGGAAACCGGGGAGGCCGCCGTTTCAGCAGCTAAGGCGAAACCTCCGAGCCTGATCGTTCTGGATTTGATGCTGCCTGGGTTGGACGGCCTTGAAGTGTGCCGAGTTCTGAAACGGGAGCCGAGGACCGCGAGCATCCCGATCATCATGCTCACTGCACGCGGTGAAGAAGCCGATATCGTAGTAGGCCTGGAGCTGGGGGCGGACGACTACATCACAAAACCGTTCAGCCCTCGCGTTCTGAATGCCAGGATCCGTGCAGTGTTGAGGCGTGCCGCCATGGAGCAGGTCGGGGAAGACACGCAGATCGAGATCGGCACTCTGGTAATAGATCCGCGCAGGCATGAGGTACTGCTGGACGGTCAGATACTAGATCTCACGGCTACCGAGTTTCGCATTCTTCACTACCTGGCCCGAAAGCGGGGCTGGGTGTTCACGCGGGACCAGATCGTGAACGCTGTTCACCGACACGACTATCCTGTCACCGATAGATCCGTAGATGTGCATATCGTGTCGCTGCGTCGGAAGCTCGGGGCTGCAGCCAATCTCATCGAGACCGTGCGGGGCGTGGGATACCGCTTCCAAGGGTAA
- a CDS encoding PAS domain-containing protein has product MRSRRLLGAPPFVQLLLYFVVAFVLSYLIEQHDASERRSLKLDELARVAEMLSDRLGYDPAATDVGHVADVLRTYERHIGYRYTLVGPDGLAILDSRFRAKYVGDLSDRPDVAAALGGQAEPHVRTYYDTDRGLLSAAAPLPTRTGPGRAVRVVASAASVGIVFGDVLMRATILSLAAWGVTALCLHATSRRLADDLGDLENGVRAFGQGRLSARIPPPGSEELDNLVELLNTMAERLDRERAQMAERQSELDAVLAGMVEGVIAVDLDDRLLAANPAAERFVSFDSDRCLGLPLQGVARNSELNRMLEQVREKGGPVYGEVVLREGQEERTLEVTASPLRDQQGYLMGTLIVLHDITQIRKLERVRRDFVANVSHELKTPVSTIRGAVETLLSGAADKPQSRERFLAMIDRSAARLSAIIEDLLSLARLEETGGGGVPLKLQPLLPCLKEAILDTAPLADASQVTVRLSCPENLAAPINPPLLVQAVVNLLDNAIRHSPSGEAVDLEAEAVGNDVEIRVRDRGPGIEERHLPRLFERFYRVDVARSRKEGGTGLGLSIVKHVAQVHRGRVGAESVLGQGSTFTVRIPSGGGG; this is encoded by the coding sequence ATGCGCAGCCGAAGACTGCTCGGAGCGCCTCCTTTTGTTCAGCTTCTGCTTTACTTCGTCGTCGCTTTCGTCCTGTCGTATCTGATCGAACAGCATGATGCTTCGGAGCGAAGGTCTCTCAAGCTCGACGAGCTCGCCAGAGTGGCCGAGATGCTGTCCGACCGGCTGGGCTACGACCCTGCAGCTACCGACGTCGGCCACGTCGCTGATGTACTCCGAACCTACGAGCGCCACATAGGATACCGATACACACTCGTCGGCCCCGATGGCCTCGCGATCCTGGACTCGCGGTTTCGCGCCAAGTACGTGGGTGACCTATCGGACAGGCCGGACGTTGCCGCGGCTCTGGGCGGGCAGGCCGAGCCACACGTGCGCACTTACTACGACACCGATCGGGGCCTGTTGAGCGCAGCCGCACCGCTGCCCACACGGACCGGCCCAGGCAGAGCGGTTCGCGTTGTCGCTTCGGCGGCCTCGGTGGGCATCGTGTTCGGTGACGTTCTGATGCGGGCCACCATCCTCTCACTAGCCGCTTGGGGCGTCACGGCGCTGTGCTTGCACGCCACGTCCCGACGACTGGCCGATGACCTGGGCGACCTGGAGAATGGTGTGCGTGCCTTCGGGCAAGGTCGGCTCTCTGCCCGCATCCCGCCCCCGGGATCCGAGGAATTGGACAACCTGGTGGAGCTTCTTAACACCATGGCGGAGCGCCTAGACAGGGAACGGGCGCAGATGGCGGAGCGCCAAAGCGAGCTCGATGCCGTGCTCGCTGGAATGGTGGAAGGCGTGATCGCCGTGGACCTAGACGATCGGCTGCTCGCTGCCAACCCAGCGGCCGAACGATTCGTAAGCTTCGATTCCGACCGTTGCCTCGGTCTACCCCTGCAAGGAGTGGCGCGGAACTCGGAGCTGAACCGAATGCTGGAGCAAGTACGTGAGAAGGGGGGGCCGGTGTACGGGGAAGTCGTTCTCCGCGAGGGCCAGGAGGAGCGAACCCTCGAGGTGACGGCAAGCCCACTGCGCGACCAGCAAGGATATCTCATGGGCACCCTGATTGTTCTGCACGACATCACTCAGATCCGCAAGCTGGAGAGAGTCCGTCGAGACTTCGTGGCAAACGTGTCACACGAGCTGAAGACACCGGTCAGCACCATCCGCGGGGCCGTGGAGACTCTTCTGAGCGGGGCAGCAGACAAACCGCAGTCCAGGGAGCGCTTCCTCGCGATGATTGATCGAAGTGCCGCGCGCCTGAGCGCGATCATCGAGGACTTGCTCAGCCTGGCTCGGCTGGAAGAGACGGGGGGAGGCGGAGTTCCCCTCAAACTACAGCCTCTGCTGCCCTGCCTAAAGGAAGCAATTTTGGACACCGCTCCGCTCGCGGATGCCAGCCAGGTAACCGTGAGGTTGTCGTGCCCCGAGAACCTCGCTGCGCCGATCAACCCGCCCCTGCTCGTGCAAGCCGTGGTCAACCTGTTGGACAACGCCATACGCCACAGCCCTTCCGGGGAGGCCGTGGACCTGGAGGCGGAAGCGGTCGGCAACGACGTGGAGATCCGAGTTCGCGATCGTGGCCCAGGGATCGAGGAGCGACACTTGCCCAGGCTCTTCGAGCGCTTCTATCGGGTGGATGTGGCGCGGAGTCGGAAGGAGGGCGGTACGGGGTTGGGGCTCTCGATCGTGAAGCACGTCGCGCAAGTGCACCGGGGTCGAGTCGGTGCCGAAAGCGTGTTGGGACAAGGCAGCACGTTCACAGTACGAATCCCGTCCGGGGGTGGGGGGTAG